In Candidatus Palauibacter polyketidifaciens, one genomic interval encodes:
- a CDS encoding SDR family oxidoreductase: protein GPGLSIYNTTKTALISAAGIMALELAKDSIRVNCVAPGSIQFPGGSWDKRVKSDPEGMRKFVDANLPLGRFGRADEVADVVTFLASERASLITGACIAVDGSQGRSLV from the coding sequence GCGGCCCGGGGCTGTCGATCTACAACACGACGAAGACGGCGCTGATCTCGGCCGCGGGCATCATGGCGTTGGAACTCGCCAAGGACAGCATCCGCGTGAACTGCGTCGCGCCGGGCTCCATCCAGTTCCCCGGCGGCAGTTGGGACAAGCGCGTGAAATCGGACCCGGAGGGGATGCGGAAGTTCGTCGACGCGAACCTGCCCCTGGGACGGTTCGGGCGAGCCGACGAAGTTGCGGACGTCGTGACGTTCCTGGCCTCCGAGCGCGCCAGCCTGATCACCGGCGCCTGCATCGCCGTGGACGGCTCACAGGGCCGCTCGCTCGTCTGA